The sequence CAGTCCTAGCCGTTCCATGCAGACAGTGGTCGCCCTCATTTATGAGCGGGGCTTTGGCGGGTTTGAATTTGGCATTGCCTCTGCCATCACGGTATTGCTGTTTCTCATCATTCTTGCATTTACAGTACTGAACCTCAAGCTGACACGCTTGAAACTATAGGAGGGGATGAATTTGGCCCAAAGCCAACAAGCAAACCGGCGTGTTGCTCACATTGTGATTTATGTGTTTCTTTTTGTTTGCGCACTGCTCGTCATCGCTCCTTTTGTATGGATGGTGAGCATAAGCTTTGACCGAATGGCCAATATTCAAGTACCGTTTCCGCCAAGTTTTATTCCTGATTTGTTTTCGATCTTTAACTATGAATTGGTATTTGAAAATGGCCGCATTTTCCGTGCGTATCTTAATTCAGGATTGGTAACGTTTGGTTCAGTCATTTTACAAGTGTCAGCCGCGCTATTAGGAGGCTATGCCTTTTCAAAAGGGCGCTTTAAAGGGAAAAAGCTGCTGTTTCTTGTCGTGCTTGCGACGATGATGGTGCCCATTGAAGCGCGGCTTATCCCATTGTATTCGATGTTTAATCGCGTTGGCTTGCTCGATACATTTTGGCCAGTGATTTTGCCCTCGATTT is a genomic window of Shouchella clausii containing:
- a CDS encoding carbohydrate ABC transporter permease, which translates into the protein MNLAQSQQANRRVAHIVIYVFLFVCALLVIAPFVWMVSISFDRMANIQVPFPPSFIPDLFSIFNYELVFENGRIFRAYLNSGLVTFGSVILQVSAALLGGYAFSKGRFKGKKLLFLVVLATMMVPIEARLIPLYSMFNRVGLLDTFWPVILPSILYGLGVFLTKQFFDQIPDSLREAASIDGASEFRTFFQVYAPLAGPITATLIILSFMGNWNEFVWPLVVLNSEQLQTIPLFLASFSLENGTALAGMTMALATISVVPIIIVFVCLQRYIIQSIALSGLKE